A single region of the Hylaeus volcanicus isolate JK05 chromosome 5, UHH_iyHylVolc1.0_haploid, whole genome shotgun sequence genome encodes:
- the LOC128877400 gene encoding snRNA-activating protein complex subunit 3 isoform X2, with product MPKIINHRKMRKQETFDPKEPEDVDLQTIQNLRRRLQLGTKVLCYKYKSELIINHDKKTELEANGKFAIPGRDIIIYVRIYYPFIQRARSTLKTECGTLLKLNNITAILGSQTLADLRDKIPCIADHTISKECSTNLDNAIGPMAKDIYKSGFFFIEDTFYNDTRCPTNVDYSKVILDWAKRRPKLGPFKTASMEYCRLDSLFLRFGYPWVYKHQGGCEHLIVFSDSRLINRNDDLALAAYPQIVRIRPTGSKFCMICTVYSAQWITLEHERIPHNPCYFCDSCFKSFNYIDDKKVGNFKAYPYPRNTELVKKIINL from the exons AtgccaaaaataattaatcatagAAAGATGAGAAAACAGGAGACGTTTGATCCTAAAGAACCAGAAGATGTGGATCTACAGACCATTCAGAATTTAAGAAGAAGACTACAACTAGGAACCAAAGTACTCTGTTACAAGTATAAAAGTGAATTAATCATA aatcaTGACAAGAAAACAGAATTAGAAGCAAATGGCAAGTTTGCAATTCCTGGGCGAGATATTATAATCTATGTTAGGATTTATTATCCTTTCATTCAACGTGCAAGAAGTACACTAAAGACAGAGTGTGGTACTTtacttaaattaaacaatatcaCAGCTATTCTAGGTTCTCAAACACTAGCTGATTTGAGAGATAAAATACCTTGCATTGCTGATCATACAATTTCTAAAGAGTGTAGTACAAATTTGGACAATGCTATAGGTCCAATGGCAAAg GATATCTACAAATCaggattttttttcatcgaagaCACATTTTATAATGATACTAGATGTCCAACAAACGTTGATTACAGTAAGGTGATTCTAGATTGGGCTAAAAGACGACCAAAATTAGGACCTTTTAAAACTGCTTCAATGGAATATTGTCGATTAGATTCTTTATTCTTAAGGTTTGGTTATCCATGGGTGTATAAACACCAAGGTGGTTGTGAGCACTTGATCGTATTCAGTGATTCAAG GTTGATCAATCGTAACGACGACTTAGCTTTAGCCGCATATCCGCAAATAGTACGAATAAGACCTACTGGTTCTAAGTTTTGTATGATATGTACAGTGTACAGTGCACAGTGGATCACATTGGAGCATGAGAGAATACCACACAATCCTTGTTACTTCTGTGACTCGTGTTTCAAgtcttttaattatatcgatgacaaaaaagttggaaatttCAAGGCATACCCCTATCCGCGTAATACAGAACtcgtaaagaaaataataaatctataa
- the LOC128877397 gene encoding protein O-mannosyl-transferase TMTC4-like isoform X1, translating into MLPKTDVSLPGRLLYLCYNEVQIINRINTLINNFVLSDVPLPFSLLIITLLSLCFANSYNGDFVFDDSEAIINNEDVQTNPLKDLFKNDFWGTKLTYKQSHRSYRPLTILTFRLQFWLRETFVAQDYHIVNIILHTLVCILLLPVFNIILGSKEKNIAVYATILFAVHPVHTEAVSGIVGRAELLCALFMWLSILLYNYSIYGTRLLCRWCSMCGCIISIGISMLCKETGITAIGICSIYDLVVVNKVLPSDVITFLTIQFSYTKIKNIIMQKRKLLIRLFILFLSGLILVISRFSVMGFKPPTFQPVDNPASFLDNIFLRMMNYSYIYCLNAWLLICPQWLCFDWSMGCVPLITTYDIRILYVLIFWLIIGLLFTYAFNPHEDKSVRYTIMGLAILVIPFLPASNIFFNVGFVLAERTLYIPSAGYCLLFVIGLHKLCNRISMQYALLAYTILISLFFTRSWMRSDQWKTETSLFRSALLVCPLNAKVHYNIAKNAADAGNSTLAQYAYEEALRLNPKYAQAMNNLGNLLKDQEKYLEAESLFKRAIELQEDFATAWMNLGIVLSALKKYKESEKSYLTALSHRTKYPDCLYNLGVLYLEQRNYDKALKAWEAATRQRRTHRRAWTNMILLLDDLGMREDALKTATQALQFLPDNASIHFNIANILGKAGNFVAAEMHFKIAISKNPTDSMFFTNLGVLYHRWNKLNEAEYMYKKALEIKPELHSARDNLKKLYSLKSSIK; encoded by the exons ATGTTACCGAAAACGGATGTTAGCTTACCGGGTAGATTATTATACCTCTGTTATAACGAAGTTCAAATTATAAACAGAATTAATactttgattaataatttcgtacTTTCAGACGTTCCACTACCATTTTCTTTACTTATAATCACATTATTGTCTTTGTGCTTTGCTAATAGCTACAATGGTGACTTTGTGTTTGATGATTCTGAAgccattataaataatgaagatGTACAAACAAATCCTcttaaagatttatttaaaaatgatttttgggGCACTAAATTAACTTACAAGCAAAGTCATAGATCATACCGACCACTTACAATTCTTACCTTCAg ATTACAATTCTGGCTTCGTGAAACTTTTGTAGCTCAAGATTATcatatagtaaatattattttacatacacttgtatgtatattactGTTGCCtgtatttaacataattttgggctcaaaagagaaaaacatTGCAGTTTATGCTACTATATTATTTGCTGTTCACCCAGTACACACAGAAGCT gtTTCAGGTATTGTAGGTAGAGCAGAATTGTTGTGTGCTCTATTTATGTGGTTGTCTATTTTGCTATACAATTATTCAATCTATGGAACAAGATTACTATGTAGATGGTGCAGTATGTGTGGTTGCATCATATCTATAGGAATTTCAATGTTATGCAAGGAGACTGGAATTACAGCAATT ggTATTTGCAGTATATATGATCTTGTAGTGGTAAACAAGGTGCTGCCTTCTGATGTGATCACGTTTCTGACTATACAATTCTCttacacaaaaataaagaatattattatgcagaaacgaaaattattgaTCAGgctttttatactttttctatCTGGTTTAATACTCGTAATTTCAAGATTCAGTGTTATGGGATTTAAACCTCCTACTTTTCAGCCTGTTGATAATCCAGCATCATTTttagataatatatttttgcgaATGATGAATTATAGTTATATTTACTGTTTAAATGCATGGCTTCTGATATGTCCACAATGGTTATGCTTCGACTGGTCTATGGGTTGTGTACCTTTAATTACTACATATGATATAAGAATACTTTATGTTCTTATTTTTTGGCTGATTATTGGCCTACTGTTCACTTATGCATTCAACCCACATGAAGATAAATCTGTAAG atatACAATTATGGGACTGGCGATACTAGTCATTCCATTTCTCCCAGCTAgtaatatcttttttaatgttgGATTTGTGTTAGCAGAGAGAACCTTATACATTCCTTCTGCTGGTTATTGTCTCTTATTCGTTATAGGATTACATAAACTTTGTAATCGTATTTCTATGCAATATGCATTATTAGCatacacaattttaatttcattatttttcacgagATCGTGGATGAGAAGTGATCAATGGAAAACTGAAACATCGCTTTTCAGATCAGCGTTACTTGTTTGTCCGTTAAACGCGAAAGTTCATTATAATATTGCTAAAAATGCTGCTGATGCTGGAAATTCGACCTTGGCACAGTACGCATACGAAGAAGCTTTAAG ATTAAATCCTAAGTACGCTCAAGCTATGAACAACCTTGGCAACTTGCTCAAggatcaagaaaaatatttagaagcagaaagtttatttaaacggGCTATAGAGCTGCA GGAAGACTTTGCCACAGCATGGATGAATTTAGGTATTGTCCTATCGGCACTAAAGAAGTACAAAGAATCTGAAAAGAGTTACTTAACGGCTCTTTCTCATAGAACCAAATACCCTGATTGCTTATACAATTTGGGCGTATTG TATTTGGAACAAAGAAATTACGATAAAGCTTTAAAAGCTTGGGAAGCGGCTACTAGACAGAGAAGAACTCACAGAAGAGCATGGACGAACATGATATTACTTCTTGATGATTTAg GTATGCGTGAAGATGCACTTAAAACAGCGACTCAAGCTTTACAGTTCCTACCAGATAATGCCTCTATTCActttaatattgcaaatatattAGGCAAAGCTGGAAATTTTGTAGCAGCGGAAATGCACTTCAAAATTGCAATATCGAAAAATCCAACAGATTCTATGTTTTTTACAAACTTGG gCGTACTTTACCATCGATggaataaattgaatgaagCCGAATATATGTACAAGAAAGCATTGGAAATTAAACCAGAACTTCATAGTGCAAGggataatttaaagaaattgtattctCTGAAGtcatcaataaaataa
- the LOC128877402 gene encoding protein Mpv17: MALSTNMSHIIKMYQRLTSKYPLIVQATQAGTLMALGDQIAQNLVEQRKIKDLDFVRTAQFGSIGFFIAGPVTRTWYGILDKYIGSKGGVVVLKKVCYDQIFFAPSFLLVLLSVIGMFKENSAENVKTKLKNEYPDILKNNYKVWPAVQLFNFYFIPLQYQVLTVQSVALLWNTYISYRTSLGNQ, translated from the exons ATGGCACTTTCAACAAACATGTcgcatattataaaaatgtaccaaAGATTAACATCAAAATATCCATTGATTGTTCAAGCTACCCAAGCTG GTACATTGATGGCACTTGGTGATCAGATTGCTCAAAACTTAgttgaacaaagaaaaattaaggaTTTAGATTTTGTAAGGACAGCCCAATTTGGAAGTATAGGTTTTTTTATTGCT GGTCCCGTAACACGAACCTGGTATggaatattagataaatatattggTTCTAAAGGAGGAGTTgtagtattaaaaaaagtatgttatgatcaaatattttttgcacCTTCATTTTTACTAGTTTTATTATCTGTAATTGGtatgtttaaagaaaatagtgcagaaaatgttaaaacaaaattaaaaaacgagtatcctgatattttaaaaaataattataag GTTTGGCCTGCAGTAcaattatttaacttttattttataccttTACAATACCAGGTTTTAACAGTACAATCAGTAGCTCTGTTGTGGAATACTTACATTTCATATAGGACAAGTTTAGGAAATCAATAg
- the LOC128877397 gene encoding protein O-mannosyl-transferase TMTC4-like isoform X2, translating into MLPKTDVSLPDVPLPFSLLIITLLSLCFANSYNGDFVFDDSEAIINNEDVQTNPLKDLFKNDFWGTKLTYKQSHRSYRPLTILTFRLQFWLRETFVAQDYHIVNIILHTLVCILLLPVFNIILGSKEKNIAVYATILFAVHPVHTEAVSGIVGRAELLCALFMWLSILLYNYSIYGTRLLCRWCSMCGCIISIGISMLCKETGITAIGICSIYDLVVVNKVLPSDVITFLTIQFSYTKIKNIIMQKRKLLIRLFILFLSGLILVISRFSVMGFKPPTFQPVDNPASFLDNIFLRMMNYSYIYCLNAWLLICPQWLCFDWSMGCVPLITTYDIRILYVLIFWLIIGLLFTYAFNPHEDKSVRYTIMGLAILVIPFLPASNIFFNVGFVLAERTLYIPSAGYCLLFVIGLHKLCNRISMQYALLAYTILISLFFTRSWMRSDQWKTETSLFRSALLVCPLNAKVHYNIAKNAADAGNSTLAQYAYEEALRLNPKYAQAMNNLGNLLKDQEKYLEAESLFKRAIELQEDFATAWMNLGIVLSALKKYKESEKSYLTALSHRTKYPDCLYNLGVLYLEQRNYDKALKAWEAATRQRRTHRRAWTNMILLLDDLGMREDALKTATQALQFLPDNASIHFNIANILGKAGNFVAAEMHFKIAISKNPTDSMFFTNLGVLYHRWNKLNEAEYMYKKALEIKPELHSARDNLKKLYSLKSSIK; encoded by the exons ATGTTACCGAAAACGGATGTTAGCTTACCGG ACGTTCCACTACCATTTTCTTTACTTATAATCACATTATTGTCTTTGTGCTTTGCTAATAGCTACAATGGTGACTTTGTGTTTGATGATTCTGAAgccattataaataatgaagatGTACAAACAAATCCTcttaaagatttatttaaaaatgatttttgggGCACTAAATTAACTTACAAGCAAAGTCATAGATCATACCGACCACTTACAATTCTTACCTTCAg ATTACAATTCTGGCTTCGTGAAACTTTTGTAGCTCAAGATTATcatatagtaaatattattttacatacacttgtatgtatattactGTTGCCtgtatttaacataattttgggctcaaaagagaaaaacatTGCAGTTTATGCTACTATATTATTTGCTGTTCACCCAGTACACACAGAAGCT gtTTCAGGTATTGTAGGTAGAGCAGAATTGTTGTGTGCTCTATTTATGTGGTTGTCTATTTTGCTATACAATTATTCAATCTATGGAACAAGATTACTATGTAGATGGTGCAGTATGTGTGGTTGCATCATATCTATAGGAATTTCAATGTTATGCAAGGAGACTGGAATTACAGCAATT ggTATTTGCAGTATATATGATCTTGTAGTGGTAAACAAGGTGCTGCCTTCTGATGTGATCACGTTTCTGACTATACAATTCTCttacacaaaaataaagaatattattatgcagaaacgaaaattattgaTCAGgctttttatactttttctatCTGGTTTAATACTCGTAATTTCAAGATTCAGTGTTATGGGATTTAAACCTCCTACTTTTCAGCCTGTTGATAATCCAGCATCATTTttagataatatatttttgcgaATGATGAATTATAGTTATATTTACTGTTTAAATGCATGGCTTCTGATATGTCCACAATGGTTATGCTTCGACTGGTCTATGGGTTGTGTACCTTTAATTACTACATATGATATAAGAATACTTTATGTTCTTATTTTTTGGCTGATTATTGGCCTACTGTTCACTTATGCATTCAACCCACATGAAGATAAATCTGTAAG atatACAATTATGGGACTGGCGATACTAGTCATTCCATTTCTCCCAGCTAgtaatatcttttttaatgttgGATTTGTGTTAGCAGAGAGAACCTTATACATTCCTTCTGCTGGTTATTGTCTCTTATTCGTTATAGGATTACATAAACTTTGTAATCGTATTTCTATGCAATATGCATTATTAGCatacacaattttaatttcattatttttcacgagATCGTGGATGAGAAGTGATCAATGGAAAACTGAAACATCGCTTTTCAGATCAGCGTTACTTGTTTGTCCGTTAAACGCGAAAGTTCATTATAATATTGCTAAAAATGCTGCTGATGCTGGAAATTCGACCTTGGCACAGTACGCATACGAAGAAGCTTTAAG ATTAAATCCTAAGTACGCTCAAGCTATGAACAACCTTGGCAACTTGCTCAAggatcaagaaaaatatttagaagcagaaagtttatttaaacggGCTATAGAGCTGCA GGAAGACTTTGCCACAGCATGGATGAATTTAGGTATTGTCCTATCGGCACTAAAGAAGTACAAAGAATCTGAAAAGAGTTACTTAACGGCTCTTTCTCATAGAACCAAATACCCTGATTGCTTATACAATTTGGGCGTATTG TATTTGGAACAAAGAAATTACGATAAAGCTTTAAAAGCTTGGGAAGCGGCTACTAGACAGAGAAGAACTCACAGAAGAGCATGGACGAACATGATATTACTTCTTGATGATTTAg GTATGCGTGAAGATGCACTTAAAACAGCGACTCAAGCTTTACAGTTCCTACCAGATAATGCCTCTATTCActttaatattgcaaatatattAGGCAAAGCTGGAAATTTTGTAGCAGCGGAAATGCACTTCAAAATTGCAATATCGAAAAATCCAACAGATTCTATGTTTTTTACAAACTTGG gCGTACTTTACCATCGATggaataaattgaatgaagCCGAATATATGTACAAGAAAGCATTGGAAATTAAACCAGAACTTCATAGTGCAAGggataatttaaagaaattgtattctCTGAAGtcatcaataaaataa
- the LOC128877400 gene encoding snRNA-activating protein complex subunit 3 isoform X1: MDDVYRLYNNNASPKVHIKEYFDEYLNMIANTESFIPMKRDDRDLLGLMGIHLGEEEISMLANYCSVDNLTVEGEMPKIINHRKMRKQETFDPKEPEDVDLQTIQNLRRRLQLGTKVLCYKYKSELIINHDKKTELEANGKFAIPGRDIIIYVRIYYPFIQRARSTLKTECGTLLKLNNITAILGSQTLADLRDKIPCIADHTISKECSTNLDNAIGPMAKDIYKSGFFFIEDTFYNDTRCPTNVDYSKVILDWAKRRPKLGPFKTASMEYCRLDSLFLRFGYPWVYKHQGGCEHLIVFSDSRLINRNDDLALAAYPQIVRIRPTGSKFCMICTVYSAQWITLEHERIPHNPCYFCDSCFKSFNYIDDKKVGNFKAYPYPRNTELVKKIINL; encoded by the exons ATGGATGACGTATATAGGTTATACAATAACAACGCGTCACCAAAGGTTcacataaaagaatattttgacGAATATCTGAACATGATAGCTAACACAGAAAGTTTTATACCTATGAAAAGAGATGACAGAGATTTGTTAGGACTTATGGGCATCCACCTCGGCGAAGAAGAAATATCCATGCTAGCAAATTATTGCAG TGTTGACAATTTAACTGTAGAAGGAGAAAtgccaaaaataattaatcatagAAAGATGAGAAAACAGGAGACGTTTGATCCTAAAGAACCAGAAGATGTGGATCTACAGACCATTCAGAATTTAAGAAGAAGACTACAACTAGGAACCAAAGTACTCTGTTACAAGTATAAAAGTGAATTAATCATA aatcaTGACAAGAAAACAGAATTAGAAGCAAATGGCAAGTTTGCAATTCCTGGGCGAGATATTATAATCTATGTTAGGATTTATTATCCTTTCATTCAACGTGCAAGAAGTACACTAAAGACAGAGTGTGGTACTTtacttaaattaaacaatatcaCAGCTATTCTAGGTTCTCAAACACTAGCTGATTTGAGAGATAAAATACCTTGCATTGCTGATCATACAATTTCTAAAGAGTGTAGTACAAATTTGGACAATGCTATAGGTCCAATGGCAAAg GATATCTACAAATCaggattttttttcatcgaagaCACATTTTATAATGATACTAGATGTCCAACAAACGTTGATTACAGTAAGGTGATTCTAGATTGGGCTAAAAGACGACCAAAATTAGGACCTTTTAAAACTGCTTCAATGGAATATTGTCGATTAGATTCTTTATTCTTAAGGTTTGGTTATCCATGGGTGTATAAACACCAAGGTGGTTGTGAGCACTTGATCGTATTCAGTGATTCAAG GTTGATCAATCGTAACGACGACTTAGCTTTAGCCGCATATCCGCAAATAGTACGAATAAGACCTACTGGTTCTAAGTTTTGTATGATATGTACAGTGTACAGTGCACAGTGGATCACATTGGAGCATGAGAGAATACCACACAATCCTTGTTACTTCTGTGACTCGTGTTTCAAgtcttttaattatatcgatgacaaaaaagttggaaatttCAAGGCATACCCCTATCCGCGTAATACAGAACtcgtaaagaaaataataaatctataa